A single Microbaculum marinisediminis DNA region contains:
- a CDS encoding F0F1 ATP synthase subunit A, protein MHQFEIQRILPLNIGGLDVSFTNSALFMVITVVLVTLFTAASMSGRALVPGRMQSMAELSYEFVANMIRENAGSEGMKYFPFVFSLFMFILFANMLGMVPYAFTVTSHIIVTFVLAMVVFIGVTIIGFAKHGLGFLRLFAPAGAPMVLMPLLIVIEVISYLTRPVSLSVRLFANMLAGHTMLKVFASFVVMLGFVGGWLPLAAMIAFTGLEFLVAFLQAYVFAILTCIYLNDALHMH, encoded by the coding sequence ATGCACCAGTTCGAGATCCAGCGCATCCTGCCGCTGAACATCGGTGGCCTCGACGTATCCTTCACGAACTCCGCGCTGTTCATGGTGATCACGGTCGTGCTGGTCACGCTGTTCACCGCGGCCTCGATGAGCGGACGGGCCCTCGTGCCGGGCCGCATGCAGTCGATGGCCGAACTGTCCTACGAATTCGTCGCCAACATGATTCGCGAGAACGCCGGGTCCGAGGGGATGAAGTACTTCCCCTTCGTGTTCTCGCTGTTCATGTTCATCCTGTTCGCGAACATGCTCGGCATGGTCCCGTACGCCTTCACCGTCACCAGCCACATCATCGTGACCTTCGTCCTGGCGATGGTCGTGTTCATCGGCGTGACGATCATCGGCTTCGCCAAGCACGGCCTCGGCTTCCTTCGCCTGTTCGCGCCGGCCGGCGCGCCGATGGTGCTGATGCCGCTGCTCATCGTGATCGAGGTGATCTCCTACCTGACGCGTCCGGTGAGCCTGTCGGTCCGACTGTTCGCCAACATGCTGGCCGGCCACACCATGCTCAAGGTGTTCGCCAGCTTCGTCGTCATGCTGGGTTTCGTCGGCGGCTGGCTGCCGCTGGCCGCGATGATCGCCTTCACCGGGCTGGAATTCCTGGTGGCGTTCCTGCAGGCCTATGTCTTCGCGATCCTGACCTGCATCTATCTCAACGACGCCCTCCACATGCACTAG